Below is a genomic region from Culicoides brevitarsis isolate CSIRO-B50_1 chromosome 2, AGI_CSIRO_Cbre_v1, whole genome shotgun sequence.
ACACCCTTGGATACGACGCGATTTCTAACAATGTATGACTAATTCCGATGTATGATAGTTGTACCACCACGTCCTGTCACGTCGTCGTCACCTACTTATCGCACgcagttgttattattattttgcatttggtcgcatttttttggtaaactCACACATGTGTGGCAACACACAAAGTTggtagtaaaataaaaacataaaacggAATGTGATTGAAATGGAATATCAAATGCAAATGAGTTATAGTACAACTCCGGTTGTATcgtttttcgaacaaatttctttttctcacACGTTTTTGCGATGATCAACCAGCAAATGACTCGAGgcgcgacaaaaaaaattttttcaagtacttACAGCGTCTGTTTTTAAACGGATATCCTTTCCAGCGGCCGCAAGAAGCGTTCGCAGAATCGAGGTAGCAGTTCCTGTTTGACGACTTGCTACCAAATGCACTGGCGTTTGAAGTCGCGTCTGAAATTAAATTGCGATGTAGTTAGATGCACTGCAAAATTCATACTAAACTCGAAATTCGAAAGttcaatgaaattaaaaaaaaaatcgtgctggagaaaaaaagtgcagcagcaacaataaataggcaataaataataataataaacaactgCAGTCACACAGAAAAATCAAAGgtgtcaataaaattattgtaaaattttacaattgtaTTAGTGGCGTCTGTCTCCcctctttttcaaaaaaaaaataatgtttattattattttgtgcatGCTATATGCTTGTTTGTGGttgtcaataaataaattgattgtcTCGCTACCCCTTCCGGTGCTAAGGAATTTTCTATGAGAattctagattttttaaaattaaaaataaataaatttgtgagaCGAGACGTCATCATTTctagaaattttttccaaaaataagacaaataaaagaagcaaaaattgaaaaaaattgtctgtgcaataattaaaaatgttttttttatttaaatattttttaaagaattcttcagttctttttatattgaatgaattaaattgaaaaaatgatgaaataaagattttattttaaatactaattctttcaaaaagattttttttaaataaaattattttttttcagttaaattaaattaaaaaatattttaaaaaaatatttaaaataaaataaaaaaaaaatttaaacaaaatatttttaataatttaaaaaataaattttaattaaaaaaaaaaaatttgaaaaattaaaataaatattttaaaaaaatttaaatattaaaaaaaaatattttgacaaaaattgatcattttttatttttaaaatatttaaagcttctaataaaattgtgaaaaaataataaaattaatttaattaattgtgcaataattttttgtaagaaaaatattttttataaaaaaaataaataaaaaaaatatttttaaaaataaaattgatgaaaatttaattttataaaaattttttaaaaaaatatttattaaaatttaattttttttcaatttaatttttaaaaaaatgaaaaattaaataaaattaaattgtttttaaaaaaataaatttaaatttttttttgcaaaatttttttaaaaaaaatatttttttttattatttaaaagaaaaattaaaattttaattaaattgtaaaaaaaaaaaaatattttttcaattattttattgatgaaatttttcatgataaaaagcccttaaaatattaaataatttttcaaaaaacttactcCGCCAGTTGAATAAGGATCCACGCCACGTTTCGTCAGCAGTAGTTTGACGACATCCTCCCTTGAGAACATTGCCGCAATATGCAGTACATTATAATTGtcctaaaatattaaagaaaatcgtaaaaaattgtgaaaaatgacGTCCATTGAATACAAAACTCGGAAAATCGATCGAAAAACTCCTTATCTCTACCAACCACACTTTTACTTAACCttgtttttcttgttgaaaataattcttgTTAGACTTTTATCGCTCTCTACATGCACACATGCAAGTTTATCGTCATTCGGTAATGACCgccaatgttaaaaaaaagtttttaatcgcATTTCATGTGacgtaaaagaaaattttaataatttattttttcatatttttttttagaataatctAAAAACACGTCCCATGAACGAAGGTTCAGCTTCTGCGGATCGATTTGTCGTCGTTTGAGGAGTTGTTGTCGTAATATTTCCCGGAGCAGTGCCATTGCTCGTGGACCATGTTGGAAGAGGCGTTGTTGAAGACCAATTTCCTGTCGACCAGGTTGTAGTTGAATTCCAATTTGCGGTTGTATTCCAATGTGGTGGTATGGTTGTGTTGCTCGGTGTCGTCCAATTTCCTGACGTCGTGGGGAAAGGAGTTGTCGTTGTGATGTTCGTTGGAGGTGTTTCCGTCACATTTGGCGGGAAAACACTTTCTCCATTGACATTGACGATCAAATTCAGATCAAGAGCGAGTTCGATTTCGACATTGACGCCATCTGAGGTGTAGTTAAAGTGCTCTTTTACGGGCACGGCGGCACCAAAACAGATAAAACCGAATAAAATGATGATCTGAAGgatgaattttgatgaaaaattgcaaatttgatgataatttgaagaatttcttaCCACTTTGGCACAATTCATGTTGGCAATTTAATAggaattgatgattttttaaaaaattcttcgctttttatacttttaaactaaaaattttatcagaaatagACTTTTTCTAATGAATGAACCTTATCAAACAACAAAGATAAGGTCCGGAAACatctttaatgaattattgtaACACAATTGACtcttcaaaagaattttttatcgattatcACGCgacaaaaaagtgataaattcgtaaaaatgaattaagctTGCCCTTCTTGAAGGCTCTTAATTACCATACGAATTTATCGTCGTCGccaaattaagcaaattttgctcgaaacaataaaataaagccTACATATTCATAGGAAAAATCCGTAAACTTCCTCATAACATACTCATTATATTGGATTATTGCATGCACAAACTCACATAATTATTATGCATATTTTTGCTGCTTGAAGAAATGTTACATCACATGCACGGAacacggaaaaaaaaatcggcaaATAGAACAAATATACGGGCGAGAgagaaaaacggaaaaagggtgtttctaaatattattgttgttgttgttgttgtgcaaAAGGCACGTTATTCTGTGTAGAAATTTATTGCACAATTAAGTGCTGGTCTTGAGTGAATTTAATTCAGTTCGgagaataaactttaaaagacatgaaaagtttttctgttCTCGCTGAAATATAATtagtgcaagaaaaaaaaagtaaaaataaagttcagtAAGTTAGTGAGACATGAGAAGGTTGTGGTCTTGTGCAAAAAATGCTCAtttgattgttatttttgcaTGTAGCTTAATAATTATTCGGTCAAATTGAAGTTTAAAACGAACTCTTAAggcgcattttaaattttcgacttttcataccttttattgttatttttgtaaattttatcgttagaaaaattttattattatgaaattattttttttattattaatttattaaattacattttaatttaaatttaattaaattaaattaataattcgtaaatttcatgattttaaatgaaaattaaaacaaaactaaattaataaaattatcaaaaatattttttaggtatactaaaaaataaaaatgattaaaatttttaaaattaaaaaaattaaaattaattaaaaattattgacaatttttaattaaaaatttaaataaacgaattttaattacatattaaattaaatgaaaatctaatttaattataattttaataattaattaatagttttattcaaaatattaaaaaataaaaacataaaaaataaataataataaatttaataaaaataaattaaaaagctaaattaaatacaaaattaataattatattaaaaatattaatacatattaaataaaaaaataaaaaaaataattttcggcgacagacagacaaaaaatctatttttttacaagatatCGCCTCAatagagacaaaaaaatcatgagccagatttcgattttaatatttttattaccctAAACGagctataaataataaaaaattttcatgtaaacaCAAAAGCTGGAGTAGAATTAACCTTG
It encodes:
- the LOC134832298 gene encoding protein let-653-like; its protein translation is MNCAKVIIILFGFICFGAAVPVKEHFNYTSDGVNVEIELALDLNLIVNVNGESVFPPNVTETPPTNITTTTPFPTTSGNWTTPSNTTIPPHWNTTANWNSTTTWSTGNWSSTTPLPTWSTSNGTAPGNITTTTPQTTTNRSAEAEPSFMGRVFRLF